The genomic DNA GTAATGCCATGCAATAAAACAAAAACAGGGAATTATGATAGGCAAATAAAAATTTCCCCCACATAAAAGGATATTTACGAGGGAGATCCGGACACGGGATCAGAGCTCAGCGGCGATTTTTTCGATCATGGTCCTGATATCAAGCCAGACAACCAGTCCGCTTTTATCCTTCTCACCGGTTGTTTTTGTCTTCTTCCTGATGACACCCAGAATGTCCCGGTGAGTCTTCTGCGATGATGTATTCTCCTTGTCGATATCTTCATTGCCATAAGTTGTAACAGAGAAGACATCATCCACGAGGATGCCGATTGGCTTTTCTGTTATCGAACGATCAAGCACGATGATCCGGGATTTTTTCTTCCCCGATGATTCGGTGGTGATATGCATGAGATCTTTCAGGTCAATGATGGTGGTTATCATTCCCCGAAGGTCTATGATACCCTTTAGATAAGGAGGGGTGTTTGGGAGCGGAGTTACTTCGGTCTGGGTGATCACCTCCCTGGTATCAAAGAGATCAATTGCAAAGAGTTCATTACCAAGGATGAATTCAACGACCTGGATGGTCCCTGCCCCCTTTGTCCTGATCCGTGACGTTGTCTGAACGGGAGCCTGTATTGCAGGTCCTTCCTCATCAAAGGCTGCCTGGGCCTCAACACTATAGGTTGCCATGATATATCCTCTCCTGATACTTGGTTTATTCATTCATAAACTTACCCCTGTCGGTTGGCATACAGGGAAAATGGACATACCAGAGGCAGGTAAATAAATCCTGAATCAACCGGATTTAAGTAATCAGGCCGCAATTGAAGCGACCTCACAGGATTATACAGTGCACTACGAAAATTCCTTATTATAACAGGACATAAACCTCATCAATTATCCCACGGTCACGAAATATATGCATACCTCCTCACGCACCTCATCAGATATTTTAAAAATACTCCTTGTTGATGACGAGGATGTGGTTCTGCATGCTACCCGTGAGTATCTGAAGACATGTTTCTCTTTTGATGTTGATATTGCAGTATCAGGATCCTCCGCCCTTGCCAGACTTTCAGAAAACGAGTACGATGCCATCATTGCTGATTATGAGATGGAATCTATGAGCGGACTGGATCTCCTCAAGGCTATCAGGGAACGCGGGGATGATACCCCATTTATTATCTTCACCGGAAAGGGGAGGGAGGAGGTTGTTATTGAGGCATTTGAACGCGGTGCAGACGGTTATGTTCAGAAAGGCGGTGAAATTCGATCCCAGTTTGCAGAACTGGCCCAAAAGGTGAGAACCGCAGTATGCAGTACACGATCGGCACGAGCAGTTCATGAACAGGATACCAGACACCGGATACTCTTTGAAACGATGGGGCAGGGAGTGATATACCAGGACAGGGACGGTACAATCATCGAAGCAAACCCTGCAGCAGAAAGAATCCTTGGGATCCCTCTGGATCAACTTACCGGAAAGCGATGGGATGAGTTATCCCTACACATGATTCAGGAAGACAACTCTCCGTTTCCGGTAGAGAAGCAGCCATCAACACAGGCCCTGCACACGGGAAAGGTGATTGCCGATACCATTATGGGTATCTGCCATTCGGATGATGATGAATGCCGATGGATTCACGTGGATGCCACACCCCTGTTTCGGAATGGAGATGAGAAACCCTTTCAAGTTTATTCGATATTATCAGACATTACCGGACTTCGGGCAATAAAAGAACAGGTTACCCTCCATGCAGAGCGGATATCAGCCTTCCTTGAACTGAACCGGTTGAATGCTCCATCACGTGCAGAGCTTCTGGATTATGCAATAAATGCATGTCTGAAGATTACTCAGAGTCAGTTCTCATTTATTGGTCTTGTTAATCCTGATGAGACCGAAGTCACCATCCATGCCTGGTCACCTTCGGTTATAGAGACTTGCAGGGTACAGGAACAGAAGAAGAATTTCCAGGTTGCGGATTCAGGAATCTGGGGGGATGTGCTGAGAACGCGAAAGCCTCTTATCCTGAATTCATTTCAGGACCTAGACTCCGGTAAAAAAAGATTTGTAAAAGGCCATGTTCCTATCACCAGGTTTTTGGAGGTTCCGGTTTTTGACGGGGATAGGATCGTTGCTCTTCTGGCGGTAGCAAATAAAACCCGTCCATATAATGAGGACGACAGTCAGGCACTCATTGCCTTTGGAAATGAATTATGGGGGATTATACATCAAAGAGAGACCAGGGAGGCTTTATTTCTTAAGAATTATGCAATTGAATCATCGATGAACGGGATTGCTATCGCAGACCTCTCAGGAATACTGACTTATGTAAACCCTGCTTTTTTGTCAATCTGGAATTATCATCATCGAGATGAGGTGATCGGAAAGAGTGCGATTACATTCTGGAAGAACCATGACCAGGCTGCAGAAGTTATCGAGGCAATCAAAACTGCAAAACAATGGCAGGGAGAGATGGAAGCTGAACGGACAGATGGTTCTCATGCGATCCTCTTAGTTTCAGCCCATTCCATACTGGATGAATCAGGCACCCCTCAGGCCATTATGGCATCTTTCATTGATATTACTGATAAAAAAATGGCAGAACAGGAACTCATTCAGGCAAATAATATCATTGAGGGTATGCTTAATGGCATCCATGATATCGTGGGCCTGCAGCTTCCTAACCATTCGGTTGTCAGGTATAATAAAGCAGGGTATGAGGCTCTTGGTCTATCCGCTTCTGAAGTTGTGGGAAAGAAATGCTATGAACTCATCGGCAGGGATACCCCCTGTGTTCCTTGTGCGACCAGTGAAGCTATTGCACGAGGACAGTTATATACAATTCAGAGATATAGCCCTGAAATTGGAAAGTTCCTTGAATGCACCAGTAATCCTATCCTCAACGATCAGGGAAAGCCAGAGCTTATTGTTGAACTCCTTCATGATATCACCAGTCAGAAAAAGGCTGAAGAGGCACTCAGGGAGAGTGAGGAACGGTTTCGCCAGCTCTTCAACAATGCATCAGATGCCATTTTCCTCCATGAACTGCATGATGATAACTCCCATGGGCGATTCATTGAGGTCAATGATGCAGCTTGCAGGGCTCTTGGGTATTCACATGAGGAACTCCTTGAGAAAGCGGTGTTTGATATTAATACCCTATCTGACAAAGAGGCTGCTCCGGATATCACCAGGCAGCTTATCAGTGAAGGACATGCCTTATTTGAAGGCACCCATGTCAGGAAAGACGGCTCTATCTTTCCGGTCGAGGTTTCAGCACATCTCTTCGAGCTTCATGGATCACGGGTGGTCCTTTCCATCTGCCGGGATATCACTGAACGGAAACGGAGCGAAAAGTCAATAATCGAAGCGAACCGGAAACTTCAGCTTCTATCCAGTATCACCAGACACGATATCTTAAATTCACTTGGGGGTCTTCTCCTCTTCCTTGATAGTATTCCACGATCAGATCTCTCGCCTGTTGTCAGAGAAAACCTCCACCGGATTGAGGCATACGCACTGACTATTCAAAAACAGATCAAATTTACCCATGATTATCAGGTTCTGGGACTGCAAAAGGCAATCTGGCAGGATCTTTCCCGCTGTTTTCAGAAAGCATCCGATCAATTTGATACAGGGAGGATAACGGTTGAAGAACATCTGTCAGGGATAGAGATCTTTGCTGATCCCATGCTGGAGAAGGTCATATACAACCTGATTGATAACGCCCTTCGGTATGGTGGCGCCAAGCTCTCGAAGATATTCGGATATTACCGAACGGACGGTGAAGATCTGATATGGATTATTGAGGATGACGGAGCGGGTGTTGCCCCGGAGATGAAAGATCAGATCATGGAGAGAGGCGTCGGGTGTAATACCGGATTCGGACTCTTTCTTTCAGCAGAGATCCTCTCCATCACCGGCATGACCATCACCGAAACCGGCACAGATGGGGAGGGGGCCAGATTTGAGATCCGAGTTCCAAAAGGGATGTTCCGTCTTGGAACAGATCAGAGACCGGAGGAGAGAGGATGACTGATCCTGGGTCAGACCAATCGATTCCTGGATTTGAGGAGATACCCTATGAGGCTTTTTTTTCAAACGCACCAATAGGTATCTTTGTTGCCGACGACCAGGGCAGATATCTCTTTGTGAATGATGCTGCCTGCACCATGACCGGGTATACCAGAGATGAGCTCATCGGAAAAAACCTCATACAGTTCGTCTACCCTGATGACCGGGAATTTGCATATAGACACTTCGCACAGGTCAAGGAGACCGGATCTGCGGTAGGAGACTGCCGGTATGTTACGAAGTCTAAAGAGATCAGATACTGGGAAGTAAAGGCAGTCAGAATTTCTGATACCTGTTATATCGGATATACCTCGGATATTACCGATAAAAAACGATCAGAGCATGAAATTGTACGGAAGAATGAGGAACTTCAGGCAACTTTTGAAGAACTTTCATCAACCGAAGAGGAGCTGAAGCAGCAACTTGAAGAGATCCTCTCGGCACAGGCAGAGATTGAAGAACGTGAGCAAAAATATCGCCTTTTATTCAACACCAGCGAAGCAGGTATTGCTCTGCATGAAATTATCTGGAACGAAGAAGATGTTCCGGTTGATTACCGGTTCCTTGAAATAAACCCGGCATTTGAGAAGATTACCGGACTTTCAGCCAAAGATATCATCGGAAAGCGGGTAACTGAAGTCCTGCCCGGTGTGGAGTCATATTGGATTGAAACATACGGAAAAGTAGCACGTACCGGAAAGACAGTGCATTTCGAGAATTTCAGTCATGAACTCGGAAAATATTACGAGGTCACTGCATACTCCCCGGTCAAGGGCCAGTTTGCAACTCTGATTCAGGATGTAACCGAGCGGAAGAAACAGGAGATACAGCTCAAAGAGACGAACAGCTTTCTTGAAAATCTTATTAATCATGCAAATGTGCCCATTATTGTCTGGGATCCCTCATTCACCATTACGCGAATAAATCACGCATTCGAACTTCTTATTGGGAAACCTGCAAATGAGATCGTGGGAAAAAAGCTCGAGACCCTCTTCCCTCCTGATGAGGCAGAACGCTCGATGCGGCTCATCCAGACAACCCTTGAAGGGGTCAGGTGGGAGACCGCAGAAATTCCTCTTTTAAATAAAGATGGTGAGATAAAGACAGTCCTGTGGAACTCGGCAACCATTTATGATCCTGATGGGATGACACCCCGTGCAACTATCGCTCAGGGCAGGGATATTACCGCAGAACGGCAGCTAGAGCGGGAAAAAGATGAGGCTGCTGCCCAGATACAGGAAAATATTGCAAAACTGGCCATACTCAATGACGGTATCAGAAATCCCCTCACCATCATCGCAACATTCACTGAAATGGCTGCGGATACACAGACTGCAGACCTCATTCTTGCAGAGATAAGCAGGATAGATGAGATGGTAAATAGTCTTGACCGGGAGTGGATAAAATCAGAAAAGATTCTGAACTTCCTGAAGAAGCATGATTTCGAAAAGACCGGATTTGACATCAACAAATACCCGGATGTATTACCAGATATCCATCAGAACGGTGAAAAATCGGGTTTTAGCCCATCCGGCAGATATGAACTCTTTATCGAAGAGCTCCAGGCACAACTCTATACCATCTTGGACAGTATTGATGCCCTGATTTATGTAGCAGATATGGAGACGTATGAAATCCTCTACCTGAATAAACAGGGTCGTTATATATTTGGAAATATCCTGGGCCAGAAATGTTACACCTATTTCCAGAATAATGCAGATGGTCCCTGCCAGTTCTGCACAAACCATCTCCTCGTTGATGAAAAAGGGCCAACAGGTGTGTACCGGTGGGAATATTATAATACCAGAACCGGAAGGTGGTTTGACTGCCGGGACCGGGCTATCAGGTGGACGGACGGAAGACTTGTGCGACTGGAAATTGCTACAGACATAACAGAGAAGAAGCACAAAGAAGAAGAGATCAAAGAAAGTGAGGAACGATTCAGGACTCTTGTCAATGCAATACAGGAGACAATGTCTGTCATTGACCGGGACGGGACATTCATCTATGCAAATGCCACCGCAGCAAGGAATCTTTCAGGTAAGGATCCATCGTTTGTAATCGGAAAGAACATCAGGGATTTTGTATCTGAAGAGAAAGCAGAAGAGTTGATTCAGAATTACCGGACAACCATTGATACCGGCATTCCGTTTGCCGGTGAGGTTCCGGTAATGATGCAGGGGGAGCTCAAATACTTTTATAACCGGCTGATTCCTTTCAGGTTTTCCCAGGATGACGAGCAGGCAGTGCTCTCCCTTTCCCTGGATATTACGAAGCAGCATGCAATCAGGGAAGAGCTGACTCTTCGGGAGGAGCAGTACCGGAGAATAGTTGATACTGCACAAGAGGGCATCTGGCAGATGGATCGACAGAAGAATACGGTATATGTAAATCCACGGATGGCAGAGATGCTCGGGTTTACTCCTGAAGAGATGCTGGGGAAAAATGTCACATCATTTATGCCACCAGAGGAACTTGATCATCATGCACAAAGGATGATCCACCGGATGCATGGAGAGAATGAGCGGTATGAACAGGAGTTTGTGAAAAAGGATGGATCCCGGATCTGGCTGCATGTATCAGCAACCGCTCTGGTAAATGCAGATGGAACGTTCAACGGCTCTTTTGCGATGCTTACCGACATTACCGAACAAAAGAGGGCAGAAAAGGCACTTATTGAGAGTGAAACCAGGTTTTATGAACTCTTCAATAATCTGCCTGTTGCAGTAGCCATTTATCGGCCGGTAGATAACGGAACTGATTTCATCTTTACAGACTTTAATCGTGCAGGTGAACAGATTGAGAAAATAGAAAGAACAGACATTATTGGGAGAAGTGTTCTGGAAGTATTCCCCGGGGTCAGGGATTTTGGTCTTTTTGAGGTTTTTCAGCGAGTATACGAGACTGGAATCCCTGAAAAATTTCCGATCTCATTTTACAAGGACAACCGGGTGACCGGATGGAGGGAAAATTATGTCTACAAACTTCCATCAGGAGAGATGGTCGCAATTTATGAAGATATGACGGAGCGAAAACAGGCAGAACATGAACTGTTCGTTCTCTCCCGTTCACTATCAGAAGCGATGAAGATTGCAAAAATGGCAGCATGGGAGTATGATCTGAAGACCGGGATGTTTACTTTTAATGACTTGTTTTATTCCATGCTCAAGATAACGGCTGCAGAGGCTGGTGGTTACCAGATGTCAGCTGATGAGTTTGCAGATAGGTTCATCGTCCCGGCATATGCCAGTCAGGTACGTGAGATAATACAAAAGGCAGCAGAATCATCTGATCCCGAATTCGAGATGATAATCGAGGGAGAGCTACGCCGTCCGGATAACAGCACCTTCTGGGTGACCACCTGGCTGAAGACTGACCGGGATGATGCAGGAGAGATTACCAGGCTCTTCGGGGTCAACCAGGATATTACCGAACGGAAGGAGATGGAGACTAAACTGAAAGACTCCACACAGAAGTTACTGCTCCTCACCCAGATCAACCGACATGACATCTTTAATGAGCTGACGGCAATGCATCTCATGCATGACCTTGCCCTTGATACCAACGACCTTACGGAGATCTACTCACTTATCAAGAGATCTGAGGAAGGACTGCGAAGGATTGAGAGAGTATTACAGTTTACCAAGGAGTACGATAATTTTGCCTCCTCACAGAGTTTGTGGATGGTCCTCCACCGGATCATAGACTCGATTCGGGAAGAAGTTGCGGCAGGGGATATCCTTTTTGAAAATTCTGTTCCGGAGAACATTGAGGTTTTTACAGATCCGATGATTCAAAAAGTTTTCAAGGCCCTGTATGAAAATGCTATTCGACATGGACAGAACCTGACAAAAGTCTGGTTTTACACCCAGGAGCGTGAGGGAGGTCTGATAATTTACTGCGAAGATGACGGTGTAGGAATTCCGGATGTAGAGAAAGATGCAATTTTCAGATATGGCCATGGAAAACATACGGGAATAGGTCTCTTTCTTGCGAGGGAGATGCTTTCGATAAACAGCCTGACCATATGCGAATCTGGAATGGAAACAAAGGGGTCCAGATTTGAAATACATATCCCTAAGGGGAAATGGAGATATAGAAGAAGTACCTCCGATACCACTACAAATTCAGACAGAAGAGAGCATACAGGAGAATAGAACGTATCGATGAATCTGATCCGAAATTTTTCGTTGAAACACGAATCGCATAGGGAGGATTATACAATTCGACGTATCGCATCAGACTTTTCGATCGTATGGTATCAGAATAGAATATTCATCCAACCTGCCGTGCTCTCTGAATAATTATAGGCTTTCTCCGGGGATCAGCTTTCCATGCATCCAGACAGGGGATGATTTTACGTTCCATTTTCTGTACGAATGGTACACTTTTTGGATCATAAAAGTGTTGCAAAAGTACACTTTTCTGAACGTTCGCTCAAAAAAAGTCCTTCAATATCTCTGGGGGTTTACTTCGATTCCCCGTCAGTAATGGACGCTGTATTAAAATTATGATGTTTTCGAAGAAACTCGAGGACCTTATCAGACTCCATCCACCGGTGATCCAGATCATTCACGATGGAATCTATCTTTGCAACCTGCTCACTGATCTTCTCTGCAAATTCCACGTCATCAGACATACTTGCCAGCGTAAGGATGATACTGAGAGGATTGCGGATCTGGTCATTGAGAACCGCTAGTTTTGCAATATTCTTCTCTATCTGTCTGACTGCTGCAGTTTTTTCATCTTCGAGCTGCCGTTCCCGGGTGATGTCTTTCCCTGAAGCAAGAATTCCGATGCATTTGCCAGAAGGAGAGCGAATCGCATGCATAAACCATGAGATGAACCGGGGTGAACCGTCACTGGTTAGAATTTCCCCTTTGAACCGTGAACAATCTCCATACCAGCCCTGGAAGAATTCATGGAAGAATTGCCGTGTCAGGGCCCATTCAGAGGGGGGAAGAAACTGATCAAACCAGTTTTTTCCAATGATATCATCATGCGAAAGACCCAGGAACTCACACCCTCTCCGGTTGATAAGAGTGATTGTGCCATGCCGGTCAAAGGCCAGAATCATCACCTCTGCAACGTTGAGATACTGATGTGCACGTTCCCGTTCAAACCTGATCCGTTCAGCGGCTTTCACCTGCTCTGTGATATCATATGCAATCCCGATAACGCCGTTGATTATCTGATCCGGTCCGGTCATAGGGGTGAGCGAGGTCTGGAAGATTACCCCGTTATGATCATATTCAAATGTTACTTCTTCTCCGCGTAATGCACGGATATGCGCCTCTATTGCCGGGTGATTCCCTTTTGAAGAGTGAAAAAAATCATAAAGATTCTGTCCGACAACTTCTCCGGGGGTAAGACCAATAAGGGATAGGCCCTTTCCTTCTGATAGAAGATAATTGAGCTCCCTGTCAACAACCCAGAGAGTTGCCGGAATCTGCCGGGTAATAAACCGCAGTTGTTCCTCACGCTTACGGATTTCATACTCCGCCTGGGCAAGCTGCTGGTACTGGAGACGCAGCTCATCCTGCTGAGCGATGAGTTCCTCATTTAAAACAGAGATTTCAGCATTTTGAAGGATAAGAGAGTTATAGAGTTTCTGGTAATCTTCAGTGTATTCGGGTTTTTTCTGGAGAGGATGCTGATCAGGAGCATCTGGGAGAGGGGTAGGGATCTGGCGCCTTGAGTTATCCATTATATAACTCCGGATTCAGATGAGACTAATCGATTCCATCGCTGATATGGGAGACCAAAGAACATTTTTTGGAAGGAATTAATACTGATGGTAAGATCAGTAGATTGCATAAACCTGATTAAAGGTAGTCCATAAGTCGATAAATACGTTATATTGTGCTGTACATATTCAAGCCATATAGCATCATAAAACCGGAAGACCGTCATTTCAATAACAGGAGTCAGAAATAATTATGAAATTAAGATATATTATTATTACTGATTCATATCTGATATCAACTTACGGACATCAATCCAGATAACCAGTTCTTTTCTGCTCTCTCCCCGCTCACCTACTTCCTTCTTTATTATCCCAAGAATATGCCCCTCTTCTTCAGTGCCACCCCGTGCAGCCTGATCAATGTCCGTGACCGGCACGGTCAGAACTGAAGTAACCTCATCCACAACAATTCCGGTTTTTTGTGACGAGACCGTATCATCCATAACAATAAACCGGAGGTCTGCAGAAGACTTGTCTTTTGCTGCTGCAATCTGAAGGAGCTGACGAAGGTCAATGATCGTGGTTATCTCACCGCGAAGATCAATGATTCCTCTGATATGGGATGGAGCGTGAGGGAGAGGGGTAATTTTTGAGGCTTCAACGATCTCCCGGACATCAAAGAGATTCACTGCAAATTTATCCTCTCCAATAATAAACTCAACAACCTGGATTTCATCATCCTGTTCCTTTTTGCCAGTATGAATCTTTAGATCAGCAATTTCCATGATTCCCTCTAAATTTTAAACTTCGCCATTTCACTGGAGACAATTTCCACGATCTCATTCACATTTGCAACTATCTTACTGATCTGGTCAATAGACGCCGAAGCTTCCTGGGTTGCAGCTGCTGCATCTCCTGCCTCTTTTGCCGTATTTTGAACCAGCCCGCTTACTTCATTAATACTGGCGGTTACTTCTTCTACTGATGCTGCCTGTTCTTCTGATGATGATGCCACATCGGTTGCGTTCCGGGTGATGTCATCAATGGATGCTGCAATCTGCTCAAAAGCCCCGAGCGTTTCTGAAAGGGCAGAACTTCCCATGGCAACAGTCTCTCCTGCATGACCCATGGCATCATTCGCCTTTTTGGCTTTTGTCTGGAGGGCCATGATCATATCTGCAATATTCTCGGCGGACTGACGTGAATCCTGGGCAAGGGATTTGACTTCAGCTGCAACTACCGCAAATCCTCGTCCTGCTTCACCGGCCCGTGCTGCTTCAATAGCTGCGTTCAGGGCAAGAAGGTTGGTCTGGTTTGCGATATCTGAAATGAGTCTTACAATTTTACCGATCTCATCCATCTGCTGATTGATGTCTTTGACTATCTGATCAACTTCAGACGATGACCGCTTGATCTCCTCCATTGCCGTCTCAGATTTTTGTGCCAGTTCAACCCCGTTCTTTGCATACCCGTTTGCTGCGGTTGCGGTGGATGATACCTCCTCGGCACGGCGGGATACTTCAGCAACGGTGGTATTGAGATCTTCCATAGCTTTGAGAACCTGGTGAATACCATCTTCTCCCCGTATTGCATTAGAACTGACTTCCCCGGCATTTTTTGCAATTTGTTGTGCTCCGGCTGAAACCTCCTCAATACTTGCGGTCGCTTCTTCAGCATTGGAGGCAAGGTCAAGAAGTTGTTTATTGATAAGACCCACAGCTGCCGATATCTGGATACCGATATTGTTCAGGGCGTCTTTAAATTCTACCCAGTCACCTGATACCTTCAGTGATGGATCCACCCGTGCAGTAAAGTTGGAATTTGCATATTCTTTGGAAACGCGAAGGGCTTCGTTCACCGGGACGATAACACTGTCCAGTGTCTCATTGACTCCTTGTACGATCTTGCGGAAATCACCCTGATGTTTGGAGGCATCTGCACGTGTTTTAAGTTTTCCATCAAGTGCTGCCCTGGAAAGCATATTTGCATCATCGACCAGAGCGTTGACAGCATCAATACAGACATTTAGATTATTCTTGATGGTGTTGAAATCACCGTTATAGTTATCAGTGATCTTTGCCGGAATATCTCCTTTGGAAATACGATCAACATATCTCGCAGCAACATTGAGCGGTCCAATAACCGCGTCTAGCGTATCATTCACACCCTCAACGATCTTCCGGAAATCGCCCTGATGTTTGGAGGCATCTGCACGGGTATCTAAACGACCTTCTACAGCTGCTTTGGAAAGTAAATTTGCATCCTCCACTAATGCTTTAATATTATCCCGTAGTTGTATCAAATATTCATGAATTTGATCTTTTTCTGAGGCTTTTTGAACATCTGCAGTCATATCGCCCTCAGATAGTTTTGTCACGTACACAATTAAGTCTGAAAGCCAAAGAGGCTGTTGCACAAACACAAAAAAAGCTTAATATAAATTATTAAAGCTTAATTATATATATTATTAAGATCAATATATTATATGTCTCATCGCTATAACATGATTAGAGGATATGGTAATGAACAACAATTTTTACTCCCTGTCAATGCGATGGACTGGCTATCTGAAAATGATATTACTTATGGCATATTAGAAATTCTTTCGATTCTCGATATTAGTCCATTTATTAATAAATATCGTGACGATGGTCGCGGTTCTGCCTTTTTTGATCCTCGTTCAATGCTTGGAATAATAATTTATTCAATGATTCGTGGAGAAAAATCTAGCAGAAAAATTGAGATGTGCTGCCATTATGATATTGGATATCGGATCGTCGCCAATAATCTTACACCTGACCATACAACGATCTATCGTTTCAAGAAGAATAATTCAAAAGAAATCAAATCCCTTTTTAAACAATTATCTCAAATTATCGTAGAATCCGGGATAGCAAGAATCGGTGTCCTAGCCCTCGATGGATCAAAATTTGGCTGTAATGCCTCTTTATCAGCCAATAAAAAATTAAAATACCTTGAAGCAGAGCTAGGTCGGCTTTTTGATGAATCACAGGAAATTGATGAGTTAGAAAACGATGATATAAATATTCAGGATATGGAGATTAACCGACTACCTGAGCATCTTTCAACAAAAGAAAAACGAAAGGAAGTTCTTAATCGGGCTAAAGAGAAATTAATTGAACGACATGATATCGAATCTAAAAAACAAGAAGAAAAGATTCTGGACCGCGAAAAAGAAGAATTAGAATCGGGTAAAAAGAAACG from Methanospirillum hungatei JF-1 includes the following:
- a CDS encoding chemotaxis protein CheW, translated to MNKPSIRRGYIMATYSVEAQAAFDEEGPAIQAPVQTTSRIRTKGAGTIQVVEFILGNELFAIDLFDTREVITQTEVTPLPNTPPYLKGIIDLRGMITTIIDLKDLMHITTESSGKKKSRIIVLDRSITEKPIGILVDDVFSVTTYGNEDIDKENTSSQKTHRDILGVIRKKTKTTGEKDKSGLVVWLDIRTMIEKIAAEL
- a CDS encoding PAS domain S-box protein, producing MHTSSRTSSDILKILLVDDEDVVLHATREYLKTCFSFDVDIAVSGSSALARLSENEYDAIIADYEMESMSGLDLLKAIRERGDDTPFIIFTGKGREEVVIEAFERGADGYVQKGGEIRSQFAELAQKVRTAVCSTRSARAVHEQDTRHRILFETMGQGVIYQDRDGTIIEANPAAERILGIPLDQLTGKRWDELSLHMIQEDNSPFPVEKQPSTQALHTGKVIADTIMGICHSDDDECRWIHVDATPLFRNGDEKPFQVYSILSDITGLRAIKEQVTLHAERISAFLELNRLNAPSRAELLDYAINACLKITQSQFSFIGLVNPDETEVTIHAWSPSVIETCRVQEQKKNFQVADSGIWGDVLRTRKPLILNSFQDLDSGKKRFVKGHVPITRFLEVPVFDGDRIVALLAVANKTRPYNEDDSQALIAFGNELWGIIHQRETREALFLKNYAIESSMNGIAIADLSGILTYVNPAFLSIWNYHHRDEVIGKSAITFWKNHDQAAEVIEAIKTAKQWQGEMEAERTDGSHAILLVSAHSILDESGTPQAIMASFIDITDKKMAEQELIQANNIIEGMLNGIHDIVGLQLPNHSVVRYNKAGYEALGLSASEVVGKKCYELIGRDTPCVPCATSEAIARGQLYTIQRYSPEIGKFLECTSNPILNDQGKPELIVELLHDITSQKKAEEALRESEERFRQLFNNASDAIFLHELHDDNSHGRFIEVNDAACRALGYSHEELLEKAVFDINTLSDKEAAPDITRQLISEGHALFEGTHVRKDGSIFPVEVSAHLFELHGSRVVLSICRDITERKRSEKSIIEANRKLQLLSSITRHDILNSLGGLLLFLDSIPRSDLSPVVRENLHRIEAYALTIQKQIKFTHDYQVLGLQKAIWQDLSRCFQKASDQFDTGRITVEEHLSGIEIFADPMLEKVIYNLIDNALRYGGAKLSKIFGYYRTDGEDLIWIIEDDGAGVAPEMKDQIMERGVGCNTGFGLFLSAEILSITGMTITETGTDGEGARFEIRVPKGMFRLGTDQRPEERG
- a CDS encoding PAS domain S-box protein, with protein sequence MTDPGSDQSIPGFEEIPYEAFFSNAPIGIFVADDQGRYLFVNDAACTMTGYTRDELIGKNLIQFVYPDDREFAYRHFAQVKETGSAVGDCRYVTKSKEIRYWEVKAVRISDTCYIGYTSDITDKKRSEHEIVRKNEELQATFEELSSTEEELKQQLEEILSAQAEIEEREQKYRLLFNTSEAGIALHEIIWNEEDVPVDYRFLEINPAFEKITGLSAKDIIGKRVTEVLPGVESYWIETYGKVARTGKTVHFENFSHELGKYYEVTAYSPVKGQFATLIQDVTERKKQEIQLKETNSFLENLINHANVPIIVWDPSFTITRINHAFELLIGKPANEIVGKKLETLFPPDEAERSMRLIQTTLEGVRWETAEIPLLNKDGEIKTVLWNSATIYDPDGMTPRATIAQGRDITAERQLEREKDEAAAQIQENIAKLAILNDGIRNPLTIIATFTEMAADTQTADLILAEISRIDEMVNSLDREWIKSEKILNFLKKHDFEKTGFDINKYPDVLPDIHQNGEKSGFSPSGRYELFIEELQAQLYTILDSIDALIYVADMETYEILYLNKQGRYIFGNILGQKCYTYFQNNADGPCQFCTNHLLVDEKGPTGVYRWEYYNTRTGRWFDCRDRAIRWTDGRLVRLEIATDITEKKHKEEEIKESEERFRTLVNAIQETMSVIDRDGTFIYANATAARNLSGKDPSFVIGKNIRDFVSEEKAEELIQNYRTTIDTGIPFAGEVPVMMQGELKYFYNRLIPFRFSQDDEQAVLSLSLDITKQHAIREELTLREEQYRRIVDTAQEGIWQMDRQKNTVYVNPRMAEMLGFTPEEMLGKNVTSFMPPEELDHHAQRMIHRMHGENERYEQEFVKKDGSRIWLHVSATALVNADGTFNGSFAMLTDITEQKRAEKALIESETRFYELFNNLPVAVAIYRPVDNGTDFIFTDFNRAGEQIEKIERTDIIGRSVLEVFPGVRDFGLFEVFQRVYETGIPEKFPISFYKDNRVTGWRENYVYKLPSGEMVAIYEDMTERKQAEHELFVLSRSLSEAMKIAKMAAWEYDLKTGMFTFNDLFYSMLKITAAEAGGYQMSADEFADRFIVPAYASQVREIIQKAAESSDPEFEMIIEGELRRPDNSTFWVTTWLKTDRDDAGEITRLFGVNQDITERKEMETKLKDSTQKLLLLTQINRHDIFNELTAMHLMHDLALDTNDLTEIYSLIKRSEEGLRRIERVLQFTKEYDNFASSQSLWMVLHRIIDSIREEVAAGDILFENSVPENIEVFTDPMIQKVFKALYENAIRHGQNLTKVWFYTQEREGGLIIYCEDDGVGIPDVEKDAIFRYGHGKHTGIGLFLAREMLSINSLTICESGMETKGSRFEIHIPKGKWRYRRSTSDTTTNSDRREHTGE